One Hyphomicrobiales bacterium genomic window, TGTCCGTCGATCCGGTGGACGATCACAAGCGCTGGTCGAAGGACATCGAGGAAACGCAAGGCGCAGCCCCCAACTATCCGATGATCGGCGATCCGCAGCTCAAGATCGCCAAGCTCTACGGCATGCTGCCGGCGGCGGCCGGCGATACGTCGGCCGGTCGCACGCCGATCGACAACCAGACCGTGCGCAACGTCTTCGTCGTCGGCCCGGACAAGAAGATCAAGTTGGTCATCGTCTATCCGATGAGCACCGGGCGCAATTTCGACGAGGTGCTCAGGGTCATCGATTCCCTGCAGCTCACCGCCAAGCACCAGGTGTCGACGCCCGTCAACTGGAAGCAGGGCGATGACGTGATCATCATGGCCTCGGTCAGCGACGAGGAGGCGAAGAAGAGATATCCGCAGGGCTGGAAGACGCCGAAGCCCTATATGCGCATCGTGGCGCAGCCGCGCGGCTAGCCGGCAACCGCTGTCGCTTCGTTTGACCCGGCGTCCTGCGGGCGCCGGGTCTACTCTTGGATCGCCGTGAGGGGCAATCGAGTCGCCCGCCGAGGGAGCAAGCCAAATGGACTGGGAAGTCGTTCAGGCGATCTCGAGCATCGTTGCATCGGTCGCGGTGGTGCTCACCGTCGTCTACGTGGCGATACAGGTGCGC contains:
- a CDS encoding peroxiredoxin, producing the protein MALQIGDTAPDFETETTQGRIKFHDWLGDSWGVLFSHPKDFTPVCTTELGYMARLKPEFDRRNVKIVGLSVDPVDDHKRWSKDIEETQGAAPNYPMIGDPQLKIAKLYGMLPAAAGDTSAGRTPIDNQTVRNVFVVGPDKKIKLVIVYPMSTGRNFDEVLRVIDSLQLTAKHQVSTPVNWKQGDDVIIMASVSDEEAKKRYPQGWKTPKPYMRIVAQPRG